In the genome of Massilibacillus massiliensis, one region contains:
- a CDS encoding FUSC family protein: protein MCGNRLTRIDANLEVFKIAFAAGVSWMLASSVTANPYPIFAPLAAILTMQVTIADSVEKGVYRVLGVIFGVTIGGFSGSYFEVNAWSIFFTIGMGIAIGRVFRLNSQIISQIGVSTLLVLEYGRSQGYMIGRIEETMIGAGVAVALNIIFSAGKSSVKVKKTVIHAVARLKNLLEILQTAETTENLSFGLYEARQYVQCIRKDHVNIMQVIQSYRYTPFHREEREKIIEYSLMMNRLEHISFQIRGIARSLVDLSEAKNEWKQFSPVIHDVQICLNIFTRSIEEENNNLFRAALIMAVRETRLNFSHCFLSIQKAYEVPVPEVGAIFSDLGRILDELEDKFPDLNEKDTLFRRQLLKIGSASDE from the coding sequence ATGTGCGGAAATAGATTGACTAGAATTGATGCAAATTTGGAAGTTTTTAAAATAGCCTTTGCAGCTGGAGTATCATGGATGCTGGCTTCATCTGTTACTGCGAATCCGTATCCAATTTTTGCGCCGTTGGCGGCAATTTTAACAATGCAGGTAACAATAGCCGATTCGGTAGAAAAAGGTGTATATCGGGTATTGGGCGTCATATTTGGTGTGACGATCGGTGGATTTTCCGGCTCATATTTTGAAGTGAATGCTTGGAGTATTTTTTTTACGATTGGAATGGGCATTGCGATCGGCAGAGTGTTTCGTTTAAATTCACAAATTATATCACAAATTGGTGTAAGTACATTGCTGGTATTAGAGTATGGCCGAAGTCAAGGCTATATGATTGGACGAATTGAAGAAACGATGATTGGTGCCGGTGTTGCAGTTGCTTTAAATATTATCTTTAGTGCGGGTAAATCTAGTGTGAAAGTGAAAAAAACAGTGATACATGCAGTTGCGCGGTTGAAAAACCTATTAGAAATTTTGCAAACAGCAGAGACGACGGAAAACTTGTCTTTCGGACTATATGAAGCTAGGCAATATGTACAATGCATTCGAAAAGATCATGTTAATATTATGCAAGTGATACAAAGCTATCGCTATACGCCGTTTCATCGTGAAGAACGCGAAAAGATTATAGAATATTCTTTGATGATGAATCGATTAGAACATATCAGTTTTCAAATTCGGGGTATTGCGCGAAGTTTAGTAGATTTATCCGAGGCAAAAAATGAATGGAAACAATTTAGTCCGGTAATACATGACGTACAAATCTGTTTGAATATTTTTACGCGCTCTATTGAAGAAGAAAATAATAACCTGTTTCGTGCGGCTTTGATTATGGCAGTCCGAGAAACACGATTGAATTTTTCTCATTGTTTTCTATCCATTCAGAAGGCATACGAAGTTCCTGTTCCAGAGGTAGGGGCAATTTTCTCTGATTTAGGGCGGATTTTAGATGAGCTGGAAGATAAATTTCCAGATTTGAATGAAAAAGATACGCTGTTTAGAAGACAGTTATTGAAAATTGGCAGTGCTTCTGATGAATAA
- a CDS encoding LysR family transcriptional regulator, whose protein sequence is MELNQLEYFKTLAHINHFTQAAQSISVSQPALSRSIAKLENELGVPLFDRVGKTIKLTQYGQTFLIHVERALQEIANGKQALANLSEPDQGVVNLSFLHSLGNYLIPVLLSKFRKQYPKIQFSLNQNNSALLTSQLIDGDIDLCLCSTLMTTETLGWFSLCAEELFVVVPEKHHLAKRKSIHLSEIAHEPFITFKPMYGLRLLADQFFETASIRPKITFEGDEIMTVAGLVDANLGVALIPHIPGLEHLNIVFIPVAYPTCARPLGMAWNTNKFLSPAAKKFQQFVIDVFKNNDTLSLAPNYKELHE, encoded by the coding sequence ATGGAATTAAATCAGCTAGAGTATTTTAAGACACTTGCTCATATTAATCATTTTACACAAGCAGCACAAAGTATCTCTGTCTCGCAGCCTGCTCTTAGCCGTTCAATTGCCAAATTGGAAAATGAGCTAGGCGTCCCGCTATTTGATAGAGTAGGAAAAACAATTAAATTAACACAATATGGGCAAACTTTTCTCATACATGTAGAACGTGCCTTACAAGAAATCGCCAATGGAAAACAGGCACTTGCTAACCTTTCTGAGCCGGATCAAGGTGTTGTAAATTTATCCTTTCTCCATTCTCTTGGTAACTATCTTATTCCGGTACTACTAAGCAAATTCAGAAAACAATATCCTAAAATACAATTCAGCCTCAACCAAAACAACTCTGCGTTACTTACATCACAATTAATCGACGGCGATATTGATCTTTGTTTATGTTCTACTTTGATGACAACAGAAACGTTAGGTTGGTTTTCTTTATGCGCGGAAGAATTGTTCGTCGTTGTCCCAGAAAAACATCATTTAGCAAAACGTAAAAGCATTCATCTCTCAGAAATCGCGCATGAGCCATTTATTACGTTCAAACCAATGTACGGACTTCGCCTGCTTGCCGATCAATTTTTTGAGACTGCTTCAATTCGTCCAAAAATTACATTTGAAGGCGATGAAATTATGACGGTGGCCGGGCTGGTAGATGCAAATTTAGGGGTAGCATTGATTCCTCACATTCCTGGACTAGAACATTTAAATATCGTTTTTATTCCTGTTGCTTACCCAACCTGTGCCAGACCCCTCGGAATGGCATGGAATACAAATAAATTTCTTTCTCCTGCCGCCAAAAAATTTCAGCAATTTGTCATAGATGTTTTTAAAAATAATGATACTTTATCACTCGCACCAAATTATAAAGAATTACACGAATAG
- a CDS encoding helix-turn-helix domain-containing protein: MRLKDLRLSKNLTQKDVAKYINKTTQAYSLYERCERDPDSATLIKLADLFDVSIDYLLGRTNIPRSNILKETSAPYDLPQEALDRIEEFTELMRLKYQK, encoded by the coding sequence ATGCGTTTAAAAGATTTACGACTCAGTAAGAATTTAACTCAAAAAGATGTTGCAAAATACATTAATAAAACAACCCAAGCTTATAGTTTATATGAACGTTGTGAACGTGATCCAGACTCGGCAACGCTGATTAAGCTTGCCGATTTATTTGACGTCAGCATTGATTACCTTTTAGGTCGCACAAATATTCCTCGCAGCAATATACTAAAAGAAACTTCTGCCCCTTATGATCTTCCACAGGAAGCCCTTGATCGTATAGAAGAATTTACAGAATTAATGAGATTGAAATATCAAAAATGA
- a CDS encoding aminotransferase-like domain-containing protein, protein MLTIDWQPNKKDPIPVYKQIFFYIKNKIHTGQWTVHSKLPPQRELADKLRVNRSTIRIALDELIAEGLLQSRVGSGIWVANNTWSLFTATKKVNWNAYVHTGFYLPNLPFIQEINRLEFDETLTRLGTGEISPNLLPTAQLNKILKTLPHKIQSFGYEEPKGLYYLRQQISQHLKKFGITASPASIMIVSGALQALQLICFGLLPNKANIYVEKPSYLMSLKLFQSMNLNFSELPMDDDGIQIEAFLHQQKYKYHSLLYTIPTFHNPTGILMGENRRQKLLSACQTAQLPILEDDVYRDLWLEKPPPPPLKALDTTGNVLYIDSLSKAVSPGLRIGWIVGPEPIIEKLADIKMQNDYGSSCLSQWTAAEWFATGCHETHLQKLRQELLLRRLTVVQVLDQHFKDIATWIIPKGGFYIWITLIEPIAMQQLFKNALAEHLLINPGSIYDNLSNHHLRISYAYADICDLKTGLYKLAKIIKKMNAKHSYKIGL, encoded by the coding sequence ATGTTAACCATTGATTGGCAGCCAAATAAAAAAGATCCGATTCCTGTATACAAGCAGATCTTTTTCTATATCAAAAATAAAATTCATACCGGACAGTGGACTGTTCACAGCAAATTGCCGCCTCAGCGTGAACTTGCCGACAAATTAAGAGTTAACCGCAGTACGATACGTATTGCCCTTGACGAACTGATTGCAGAGGGTTTGCTGCAAAGTAGAGTAGGCAGTGGTATATGGGTTGCCAACAATACTTGGTCATTATTCACCGCAACAAAAAAGGTAAATTGGAATGCTTACGTTCATACGGGATTTTATTTGCCGAATTTGCCATTTATCCAGGAAATCAATCGATTAGAATTTGACGAAACACTTACACGTCTTGGCACAGGCGAAATTTCTCCAAACCTACTGCCTACTGCGCAGCTAAATAAAATCTTAAAAACGCTTCCCCATAAAATACAATCATTCGGTTATGAAGAACCAAAAGGGTTATACTACCTCCGCCAACAAATCAGCCAGCATCTCAAAAAATTTGGGATTACAGCCTCCCCTGCTTCCATCATGATTGTCTCCGGCGCTTTGCAAGCATTGCAATTAATTTGCTTTGGTTTATTGCCTAATAAAGCCAATATTTATGTAGAAAAACCTTCGTATCTGATGTCATTAAAATTATTTCAGTCCATGAATCTAAACTTCTCCGAACTTCCGATGGATGATGACGGTATACAAATAGAAGCTTTTTTACACCAGCAGAAATATAAATATCATTCCCTCCTCTACACGATACCAACATTCCATAATCCAACGGGAATATTAATGGGAGAAAACCGACGTCAAAAACTACTCTCTGCCTGCCAGACAGCACAGCTGCCGATCCTGGAAGATGATGTCTATCGAGATCTATGGCTAGAGAAACCGCCTCCGCCTCCTTTAAAAGCATTGGATACAACCGGCAATGTACTCTATATTGACAGTCTATCCAAAGCAGTTAGCCCCGGACTTCGAATCGGCTGGATCGTGGGACCTGAACCCATTATAGAAAAGCTAGCCGATATCAAAATGCAAAATGATTATGGGTCAAGCTGCTTATCGCAATGGACGGCTGCGGAATGGTTTGCAACCGGCTGCCATGAAACTCATTTACAAAAGCTTCGCCAAGAGCTTCTCTTACGACGTCTTACTGTTGTCCAAGTTTTAGATCAGCATTTTAAAGATATTGCTACTTGGATTATACCAAAAGGTGGATTTTACATCTGGATCACACTCATAGAACCGATTGCAATGCAGCAATTATTCAAAAATGCATTGGCAGAACATCTTCTGATCAATCCAGGAAGTATCTATGACAATTTGTCAAATCATCACTTAAGAATATCTTATGCCTACGCAGATATTTGCGATTTAAAAACAGGCTTATACAAACTTGCAAAAATCATAAAAAAAATGAATGCAAAGCATTCATACAAAATAGGGCTCTAG
- a CDS encoding LysE/ArgO family amino acid transporter, producing the protein MTAFIHGICLAIGLILPLGVQNLFIFQQGVVQPRFRYVLPAVLTAALCDTLLILCAVHGVSMFLFKFSMLKLITIGAGVIVLFYMGYLTWQSNATRSSFQCMQAFSTKKQIAFAISVSFLNPNAIFDILGVIGASSAQYEGSEKMIFATACVLVSWIWFFSLAIIGRLLGEYKNIDRLMVLLNKISAVLIWGMALVLLYSLKDSF; encoded by the coding sequence ATGACAGCATTTATACATGGTATATGTTTGGCAATTGGTTTAATTTTACCTTTAGGTGTGCAAAATTTATTCATTTTTCAGCAAGGTGTGGTGCAGCCGCGATTTCGCTATGTATTGCCAGCGGTGCTTACAGCAGCCCTTTGTGATACCTTATTAATTTTATGTGCAGTTCATGGTGTATCTATGTTCTTATTTAAGTTTTCCATGTTGAAATTGATTACGATTGGTGCAGGTGTTATCGTTTTATTTTATATGGGATACTTGACCTGGCAAAGTAATGCAACGCGCAGTTCATTTCAGTGTATGCAGGCTTTTTCAACAAAGAAACAAATTGCATTCGCTATATCAGTATCGTTTCTGAATCCAAATGCCATTTTTGATATTCTTGGTGTTATTGGGGCCAGTTCAGCGCAATATGAAGGTTCGGAGAAAATGATTTTTGCAACAGCGTGCGTGCTGGTATCCTGGATTTGGTTTTTCAGTTTAGCGATCATCGGCAGATTGTTAGGTGAATATAAAAATATAGATCGGCTGATGGTTTTACTCAATAAAATATCAGCAGTTCTTATTTGGGGTATGGCACTTGTTCTTTTATATAGTCTAAAAGACTCGTTCTAA
- a CDS encoding superoxide dismutase → MYKAKDYSYLIGMQGFSNKLIKTHLTLYQGYVKNTNKMIEELCNMEDQSSNCFAELKRRFGWEFSGMRLHEYYFGNLGCHELGKEHDQFLKWLCKFFGSFDRWYDDFVKMGQIRGIGWVILTRDNHTGRLFNCWIGEHDKGFLAGCQPLLVMDVWEHAYLCDYGLNRKGYIDAFFHNLNWSMVMERFEHIGI, encoded by the coding sequence ATGTATAAAGCGAAAGATTATAGTTATCTGATTGGTATGCAGGGGTTTAGCAATAAATTAATAAAAACACATCTTACTTTATATCAAGGGTATGTGAAAAATACAAACAAGATGATTGAGGAACTTTGCAATATGGAGGATCAAAGCAGCAATTGTTTCGCTGAACTGAAAAGAAGATTTGGTTGGGAATTTTCCGGGATGCGGCTGCATGAATATTATTTTGGAAATTTAGGTTGTCATGAGTTGGGAAAGGAACATGATCAATTTTTAAAGTGGCTGTGTAAATTTTTTGGCAGTTTTGATCGATGGTATGATGATTTTGTAAAAATGGGACAAATACGAGGAATCGGATGGGTTATTTTAACTAGAGACAATCATACAGGCCGTTTATTCAACTGCTGGATTGGTGAGCATGATAAAGGCTTTTTAGCAGGGTGTCAGCCTTTACTGGTTATGGATGTATGGGAACATGCGTATCTATGTGATTATGGATTAAATCGTAAAGGGTATATTGATGCATTTTTCCATAATCTCAATTGGAGTATGGTGATGGAGAGATTTGAACATATTGGAATATAG